One region of Quercus lobata isolate SW786 chromosome 2, ValleyOak3.0 Primary Assembly, whole genome shotgun sequence genomic DNA includes:
- the LOC115978120 gene encoding putative receptor protein kinase ZmPK1, translating into MANRDNPVNGKHSKLSLFDTGNLILTDATKVNVTVWATNTVSLSSVQLFLNDTGNLVLCDKEGIVLWQSFDFPTDTLLPQQLLTRKTKLVSSRSQTKFSSGFYELSFNNDNLLRFVYNGLDVSDSYWFYSGHEDYNISTLVFNSLGNLSPSDDFTILSADYGAMLHRRLTLDYDGNIRLYSWEEERQSWVVSWQAIQRPCIIAGACGANSFCSYVTGYGRKCSCPSGYKMKNRSDWADGCELVVELSCKENESGFLMLSHVDFYSYYGNDFGNFLNYTFDQCRDLCLAACDCIAFEYNFNKEAGYSKCYPKTRLLNGYRSPELNGDVYLKLPKSYILSHHNPLEKFNLNCSGDGTLQSGKNSTEKFMLWFACGVGGLEIISLFLVWCLFIKIEKSLGVDKQAYDRAAIGFRKFTYTELKKATKNFSEEIGRGAGGIVYKGVLSDKRVAAIKLLKEASQGEGEFLAEVTIIGRINHMNLIEMWGYCAEGKYRLLVYEYMEHGSLADNLSANVLDWEKRFKIVVGTAKGLAYLHEDCLDWILHCDIKPQNILLDSTYQPKVADFGLSKLQNRGVLKNSSFSNIRGTRGYMAPEWIFNLPITSKVDVYSYGIVVLEMVTGKGPSRSVHAIDDGGEAEHKRLVTWVREKMKKVAANTSLLEEIIDPMLVGKYDIFEMEALVQVALQCVEEDKDERPTMSQVVEMLLRQEKVSNVVIFDECSDECSLMAY; encoded by the coding sequence CTCTCCTCAGTCCAATTATTTCTCAACGACACCGGTAATCTTGTTCTATGTGACAAGGAAGGTATTGTTTTGTGGCAAAGCTTTGACTTCCCTACAGATACCCTTCTTCCTCAACAACTACTCACTAGAAAAACAAAGCTTGTCTCTTCAAGAAGCCAGACCAAGTTTTCCTCTGGTTTCTATGAGCTTTCCTTCAACAACGACAACCTTCTTCGCTTTGTTTATAATGGCTTAGATGTTTCTGATAGTTATTGGTTTTATTCAGGGCATGAAGATTACAATATTAGCACACTTGTCTTTAATTCCTTAGGGAATTTAAGTCCATCCGATGATTTTACCATTTTGTCAGCCGACTATGGAGCAATGCTTCATAGAAGATTGACACTTGATTACGATGGTAATATTCGATTGTACAGTTGGGAAGAGGAGAGGCAGAGTTGGGTTGTTTCATGGCAAGCCATTCAGAGACCTTGCATCATTGCTGGTGCTTGTGGGGCTAACAGTTTTTGCAGTTACGTTACTGGTTATGGCAGGAAATGTTCCTGCCCATCAGGATACAAGATGAAAAATCGTAGCGATTGGGCTGATGGCTGTGAACTCGTAGTTGAACTCTCTTGCAAGGAAAATGAGTCGGGGTTTCTGATGTTATCCCATGTTGACTTTTACTCGTATTACGGGAATGATTTTGGGAACTTCCTCAATTACACATTTGATCAATGTAGGGATCTATGTTTGGCAGCATGTGATTGCATAGCGTTCGAATACAACTTCAACAAGGAGGCTGGTTATTCAAAATGTTATCCTAAGACACGATTGCTAAATGGGTATCGTTCGCCAGAATTAAATGGAGACGTCTATCTGAAACTACCAAAAAGCTATATCTTGTCCCACCACAATCCTctagaaaaattcaatttaaattgCTCAGGTGATGGTACACTACAAAGCGGTAAAAACAGCACAGAGAAATTCATGCTCTGGTTTGCTTGTGGAGTGGGTGGACTTGaaatcatctctctctttctggtGTGGTGTCTTTTCATCAAAATCGAGAAAAGTTTAGGTGTTGACAAGCAAGCCTATGATCGTGCTGCCATCGGATTCAGAAAATTTACATATACAGAACTAAAAAAGGCCACAAAGAATTTTAGTGAAGAGATTGGAAGAGGTGCGGGAGGAATTGTCTACAAAGGGGTGTTGTCTGACAAACGAGTTGCCGCAATCAAACTTCTCAAAGAAGCCAGCCAAGGAGAAGGTGAATTTCTAGCTGAAGTAACCATCATTGGAAGGATTAACCACATGAACTTAATAGAGATGTGGGGTTATTGTGCAGAGGGAAAGTATCGGCTTTTAGTGTATGAGTATATGGAGCATGGTTCTTTAGCAGATAACCTTTCAGCCAATGTACTTGATTGGGAAAAAAGGTTCAAAATTGTTGTGGGCACTGCAAAAGGCCTAGCCTATTTGCATGAAGATTGCTTGGATTGGATTTTGCATTGTGATATAAAGCCTCAAAATATACTTTTGGACTCAACTTATCAACCAAAAGTGGCAGATTTTGGCCTGTCAAAGTTACAAAATAGAGGTGTCCTTAAGAATTCAAGCTTCTCAAATATAAGAGGAACACGAGGTTATATGGCTCCAGAATGGATTTTCAATCTACCTATCACCTCCAAAGTGGATGTTTATAGCTATGGGATTGTTGTGCTGGAAATGGTAACAGGAAAAGGTCCATCAAGGAGTGTCCATGCAATAGATGATGGTGGGGAGGCAGAGCACAAAAGGCTGGTTACATGGGTgagggaaaaaatgaagaaagtggCTGCAAATACTTCCTTACTTGAAGAAATCATTGATCCAATGTTGGTAGGTAAATATGACATATTTGAGATGGAAGCTTTGGTTCAGGTTGCTCTACAATGCGTAGAAGAAGACAAAGATGAAAGACCTACCATGAGCCAAGTAGTAGAAATGCTCTTACGCCAAGAAAAAGTCAGTAATGTTGTTATATTTGATGAGTGTAGTGATGAGTGTAGTCTCATGGCCTACTGA